The following is a genomic window from Chloracidobacterium sp..
GCCCGGCACGATGGTGTCAGTTGGTGTGCCAAAGACCTCTGTAGCAACACCCTTGGTGAACAGACCCCAGAAACGGGCTTGACCGCCGCCATTGTTACGCTGAACAACAAAGTCCGCCCTTCCGTCGCCGTCATAATCGCCCGGTGCCGGGAAATCGCCGTTCATACCCCAAATCTGATACGTCACGGGGCCGCCCGGAGTCGTGCGGTAGAACCACGTGCTCGCATCCCCCGCATTCGCTCCATCGCGATAAACCGCGAGGTCGGTCTTGCCGTCATCATTGTAGTCGCCGACGACCGTCGGATCGTCTCCGGTTTGACCGAAGGCTTCGACCCGTGCCGTAAAGTCGGTGCTGTTAAGAACGTAAAACGCTGCAACGGTCGGCGCACCCGATCGCCACACTGCAAGATCCGATTTGCCGTCGCCGTCAAAATCACCGCTTACGAAGGAATCTGATGCCAAGCCCCAGTATTTCGCTTCGGTCGTAGCCGTTCCGTTGAGGTTGTAGAACCAAGTTACCTGGCCGTTGGCTCCGCCGCCCGTGTTGCGAACAACGGTCCAATCCGTCTTGCCATCGCCGTTGAAGTCAAGTACATGCTGAACATTAGCAGGTGCCGCGTTCGGCGTATAGCTGAACGTATCTATGCCGATATAGTTCGAGTTATCTCCCGTCGGCCCGCCGTTTTCGACGAAATAACGGAAAGCAAATCGCCCGCTTGTAGGACCCGACAGACCGCTGACAGTAATGGTGTATTCCGTCCAAATATCGGGGTATGTACCTGAATAGGTCGGGTCAATATCCAACAACAGGGTCGTAAAAACACCGACCGACGTTGCCGAAGTTCCGACATCAGTGCTCGAGCCGGACAAAGACATACGCACCTGCATACGATCGGGATACGGATCACCGTCAACACCACGCGTCCAAAACTTCATTACATCCCCGTTGCTAAGCGTTCGAACCGGCGTCAACAGCCAGTTGCTGATCGTTCCCGTCCCCGCGGTATTATTGAAGTTGGCTCCGATATACGCTGTTGTAGCACCGCCTTGCGACGGGAACACGGTGGCGTTGCCCTGGAACCAGTTCGTAGTACCAACCGGAGAGCTGTTGTTCTTTGTGAACCAGCCGTTGCCCGGAAGTGTCGTAATATCATCAAAGCCCTCAGTAATCGCCTGAGCACTTACGGCAAAGACACACGCCGCCACTATCGAAGCGACGAACGCTGCCCTAAAAACATTCGAGAAGGCTGTCTTTCGCCAACTCTTGTTCAAATTAGAAAACAGATACATAAACTCACCCTCCAAAGATATTAGTTCGCCGTATCGGCCATCGATAGACCGCTACCGACTCCTTCTACTCTCAAACCATGGTCGGAAATCACAAACAAGCTCGTAATTGCCGGAATCTAAACTTTCTACAAAGTGAATTTACTACTGAAAGGTATCCGTGTCAAAGCAAAATACGGAAGAGATCGGCTTGCCGCAAAATTCGAACAATGCAGAATTGGACAAACCCCGACACTTCGTTCTATCGTACGCTTAGCTTCCTGAACCTGAGATCTTGAGCTCAGCCGAAAACCGACGAATGAAGAACGACCGACGAGAGATCTTTGGATGGCTGTGTTACGACTGGGCTAATCACTCATTTTTTACGCTCGTATTGGGCGTTCTGATCGGCGAATATCTTACATCACTGGCTCAGCGGAGCGTCGGTGATAACGGTGCGATCTTATCGTTCGGCGGCTACGGACTGGTAACGGCAAAATCACTGTACTCTTACTCGGTCGGCATTTCGGTATTCCTGCAGGTCTTCTTTTTGCCTACCCTCGGTGCGATCGCCGATTACACGCATCTCAAGAAGACATTTCTCGCGGTTTTCTGCTATCTCGGTGCGTTCGCCTGTGCTCTTCTTGTCTTTGCCGGTGAAGGGCACTACCTTTTCGGCGCCTTGCTCTTTATTCTGGCAAACCTCGGAGCCGGTGCGTCGATCGTGTTCTTCAACTCGTTCCTGAGTGATATCACGACCGAGGATATGCGCGACAAGGTCTCCAGTTGGGGCTTTGCCGCAGGATACCTCGGCGGCATAGCAACGCTGATCGTCGGCTTTCTGATACTGTACAACGCCGAAAGGTTCGGCCTAAGCAGGGTCGAGGCCGAGCGGCTTTGCTTTTTGGCGGCCGGTATCTGGTGGGGCGGCTTTTCGATCTTTACCCTGCTTTTGCTAAAAACTCGCCTTCCCGCACGCGAAGCTCCCGCAGGCAAAAGCTATCTTGCCATCGGCATCTCAGAATTGACAGACACATTTCGCGAACTCTTTCGCCTTAAGCGGACATTCCATTTCCTGCTTGGCTATCTGCTTTATAATGACGGCATTCAGACCGTGATCGCGATGTCGGCCGTTTTTCTTTCGCAGGAACTCTTCGAATCACGCGGCATCGAGACGGACCGCATCGTGCTTCTGATAGCGTTCTTTCTCGCACAGATATTCGGGTTCATCGGGGCGCTTCTATTCGAGCGGATCGCGAACTTCACATCGACCAAGACGGCCATTCTTATATCGCTGGCTATCTGGTCGCTGATCGTTATTTATGCTTACGGATTTCTCGAAAACACGACC
Proteins encoded in this region:
- a CDS encoding VCBS repeat-containing protein, producing the protein MYLFSNLNKSWRKTAFSNVFRAAFVASIVAACVFAVSAQAITEGFDDITTLPGNGWFTKNNSSPVGTTNWFQGNATVFPSQGGATTAYIGANFNNTAGTGTISNWLLTPVRTLSNGDVMKFWTRGVDGDPYPDRMQVRMSLSGSSTDVGTSATSVGVFTTLLLDIDPTYSGTYPDIWTEYTITVSGLSGPTSGRFAFRYFVENGGPTGDNSNYIGIDTFSYTPNAAPANVQHVLDFNGDGKTDWTVVRNTGGGANGQVTWFYNLNGTATTEAKYWGLASDSFVSGDFDGDGKSDLAVWRSGAPTVAAFYVLNSTDFTARVEAFGQTGDDPTVVGDYNDDGKTDLAVYRDGANAGDASTWFYRTTPGGPVTYQIWGMNGDFPAPGDYDGDGRADFVVQRNNGGGQARFWGLFTKGVATEVFGTPTDTIVPGDYDGDGKTDLATVRGVGGALQWQYLSSQSGTIFYNTFGSTATDYPVQGDYNGDGKTDIAIWRPSATPGASAFWVLNSGGSVSGQPFGASGDYPVATYNSH
- a CDS encoding MFS transporter gives rise to the protein MKNDRREIFGWLCYDWANHSFFTLVLGVLIGEYLTSLAQRSVGDNGAILSFGGYGLVTAKSLYSYSVGISVFLQVFFLPTLGAIADYTHLKKTFLAVFCYLGAFACALLVFAGEGHYLFGALLFILANLGAGASIVFFNSFLSDITTEDMRDKVSSWGFAAGYLGGIATLIVGFLILYNAERFGLSRVEAERLCFLAAGIWWGGFSIFTLLLLKTRLPAREAPAGKSYLAIGISELTDTFRELFRLKRTFHFLLGYLLYNDGIQTVIAMSAVFLSQELFESRGIETDRIVLLIAFFLAQIFGFIGALLFERIANFTSTKTAILISLAIWSLIVIYAYGFLENTTEAYIMSAAIGLVLGGSQALSRSLFSQMIPKGRESAFFGLYAISERGTSWIGPLVFGLVAQLTNSYRPAILCLIAFFVIGSIILFFTNTKQAIIDAGNTAPENAA